In one window of Azospirillaceae bacterium DNA:
- a CDS encoding multidrug effflux MFS transporter, whose amino-acid sequence MSVRAPDPPNWGPLIWLLTALTALGQLSISMYAPSLPAIAAGLGTTAGMVQLTLSMFLISFAVSQLVLGPLSDRYGRRRVLLGGLAVFVAGSLACGLASGIEALVAARAVQAFGACAGASVGRAVVRDLFERDEAARVMAVMGMAFAAAPAAGPIVGGYLQAAFGWPAVFLFLAALGGVLLMLSAWRLPETNRQRDPDAMRLARMVATYRTLARNRVFLGYSLPAMAWVGGMLAMHACMPFLLIQSLGVSPTVYGWLTLSTVVAFFMASLFASRMGPRLGLDRLIHLSLGIQAVAVVLALGSALLAPLSVVGVLGPMMLWVFAMGSAFPACMAGAMAPFPRAAGSASALMGFFQMVAGAFGSMFIARVQDGTLLPPALMLAGFAAIGILGYRHLATARHLPGAGDVRPAPRPGE is encoded by the coding sequence ATGAGCGTTCGTGCCCCCGATCCCCCGAATTGGGGCCCCTTGATTTGGCTGCTCACCGCGCTGACCGCTTTGGGCCAGCTCAGCATCTCCATGTACGCGCCGTCCCTGCCGGCCATCGCCGCCGGCTTGGGCACCACGGCCGGCATGGTGCAGCTGACGCTCAGCATGTTCCTGATTTCGTTCGCGGTGTCGCAGCTCGTGCTCGGGCCGCTGTCGGACCGGTACGGCCGGCGGCGCGTCCTGCTGGGCGGCCTGGCCGTGTTCGTGGCCGGGTCCTTGGCCTGCGGTCTGGCGAGCGGGATCGAGGCGCTTGTCGCCGCCCGCGCGGTGCAGGCGTTCGGTGCCTGCGCCGGGGCCTCGGTGGGCCGGGCCGTGGTCCGCGACCTGTTCGAGCGGGACGAGGCGGCGCGTGTCATGGCCGTCATGGGCATGGCGTTCGCCGCGGCGCCCGCGGCGGGCCCGATCGTCGGCGGCTATCTGCAGGCCGCGTTCGGTTGGCCGGCCGTGTTCCTGTTCCTGGCCGCCCTGGGCGGGGTGCTTTTGATGCTGTCCGCATGGCGGCTGCCGGAAACGAACCGGCAGCGCGACCCGGATGCGATGCGTCTGGCACGGATGGTCGCCACCTACCGCACCCTTGCGCGCAACCGCGTTTTCCTGGGTTACTCGCTGCCGGCCATGGCGTGGGTCGGTGGCATGCTGGCCATGCACGCGTGCATGCCGTTCCTGCTGATCCAGAGCCTGGGCGTTTCCCCGACCGTTTACGGCTGGCTGACGCTGTCCACCGTGGTCGCCTTCTTCATGGCTTCGCTGTTCGCGTCGCGCATGGGGCCGCGGCTGGGGTTGGACCGGTTGATCCACCTGTCCCTGGGCATCCAGGCGGTGGCCGTCGTGCTGGCCCTCGGGTCCGCGTTGCTGGCGCCGCTGAGCGTCGTGGGCGTGCTGGGCCCGATGATGCTTTGGGTGTTCGCCATGGGCAGCGCGTTTCCCGCCTGCATGGCGGGTGCCATGGCACCGTTTCCACGGGCCGCCGGGTCCGCATCCGCCCTGATGGGGTTCTTCCAGATGGTGGCGGGTGCCTTCGGAAGCATGTTCATCGCCAGGGTCCAGGACGGCACACTGTTGCCGCCCGCACTGATGCTGGCCGGCTTCGCCGCGATCGGCATCCTCGGTTATCGGCATCTGGCCACCGCCCGGCACCTGCCGGGGGCTGGGGATGTCCGTCCCGCACCCCGGCCCGGGGAATGA
- a CDS encoding SprT family zinc-dependent metalloprotease, giving the protein MMRKLIARLGRGGSGGTVTARPLAVEGLPPVTVRASPRAKRLSMRLDRAGGGLVVTVPSWVPEAEIRRFVERHAGWARRRLAALPPPCPFADGTVVPVLGRDRVIRHDPGHTGRPVLTDDEIRVGGGAEFLARRVRDFLKAEARERLAALSREKSAAVDRRVAAVSVRDTTSRWGSCSSTGRLSYSWRLILAPPFVLDYVVAHEVAHLVELNHSHRFWRVVDTLTPHAVEARAWLKANGAGLLRIGS; this is encoded by the coding sequence ATGATGCGCAAGCTGATCGCCCGCCTGGGCCGGGGCGGGAGCGGCGGGACCGTGACCGCCCGGCCGTTGGCCGTCGAGGGCCTGCCGCCGGTCACGGTGCGGGCCAGCCCGCGGGCCAAGCGCCTGTCCATGCGTCTCGACCGGGCGGGGGGCGGGCTGGTGGTGACGGTGCCGTCCTGGGTGCCGGAGGCCGAGATCCGTCGGTTCGTGGAACGGCACGCCGGCTGGGCACGCCGGCGCCTGGCCGCCCTGCCGCCCCCCTGCCCGTTCGCGGACGGCACCGTGGTTCCGGTCCTGGGCCGCGACCGTGTGATCCGGCACGACCCCGGCCACACCGGCCGTCCGGTCCTGACCGACGACGAGATCCGCGTCGGCGGCGGGGCGGAGTTCCTGGCCCGCCGGGTACGCGACTTCCTGAAGGCCGAGGCGCGGGAGCGGCTGGCCGCCCTCAGCCGCGAAAAGTCCGCCGCGGTGGACCGCCGGGTGGCGGCGGTGTCGGTGCGCGACACCACCAGCCGGTGGGGATCGTGCTCCTCCACCGGGCGGCTCAGCTATTCGTGGCGACTGATCCTCGCTCCCCCGTTCGTCCTGGACTATGTGGTGGCGCACGAGGTCGCGCATCTGGTGGAGCTGAACCACTCGCACCGGTTCTGGCGCGTGGTGGACACCCTGACCCCCCATGCCGTGGAGGCACGGGCCTGGCTGAAGGCCAACGGCGCCGGTCTGCTGCGGATCGGGTCCTGA
- a CDS encoding demethoxyubiquinone hydroxylase family protein, with the protein MDGSPYDAHPSAVDGMRPPRLDVDRLPPSIVRELRASHVGETVAIGIYDGVVAATDDPGMRAFARGHRDVEAHHLALFEALLPPVRRSRLMGFWRLSGRFMGWLPARVGPAAFYAVVSDVERWVDGHYARQIDLVRRVAPHPELLDLLDACRADELQHSRDAEALLPHRPLVARVLAWIAVAGSKTGVAVARRI; encoded by the coding sequence ATGGACGGATCACCCTACGATGCCCACCCCTCCGCCGTGGACGGCATGCGCCCGCCGCGCCTGGATGTGGATCGGCTACCCCCGTCCATCGTCCGGGAGCTGCGGGCGAGCCATGTGGGCGAAACCGTTGCCATCGGCATCTACGACGGGGTCGTGGCCGCGACCGATGATCCCGGCATGCGCGCCTTCGCCCGTGGGCACCGGGATGTCGAGGCGCACCACCTCGCCCTGTTCGAAGCCCTGTTGCCCCCGGTTCGCCGCAGCCGCCTGATGGGGTTCTGGCGCCTGTCCGGCCGGTTCATGGGCTGGCTTCCCGCGCGGGTCGGCCCGGCGGCGTTCTACGCCGTTGTTTCCGATGTGGAACGGTGGGTGGACGGGCACTACGCCCGCCAGATCGATCTGGTGCGGCGTGTGGCGCCGCATCCCGAGTTGTTGGATCTGCTGGACGCCTGCCGCGCGGACGAGCTGCAGCACAGCCGGGATGCCGAGGCCTTGCTGCCCCATCGTCCCCTGGTGGCCCGCGTTCTGGCGTGGATCGCGGTTGCGGGCTCGAAGACGGGTGTCGCCGTGGCCCGCCGCATCTGA
- a CDS encoding TIGR02466 family protein — protein sequence MTTDPAAANPFVVETLFPTRLYRAQPAEALALNDELAACCRAAALDDAAGQAWSERHGYPGYTSYASLDDLRWRYPAMKALARLLDRHAKAFAKILEWDLGGRKLELDSLWINVLEPGGFHSGHIHPNSVLSGTYYVEVPADAGAIRFEDPRLGLMMGAPPRKAKASREAQAFVPVAPEPGTLLLWESWLRHEVPLNRADSERISISFNYAWR from the coding sequence ATGACCACCGACCCCGCCGCCGCCAATCCCTTCGTCGTCGAGACCCTGTTCCCGACGCGCCTCTACCGAGCCCAACCTGCCGAGGCCCTCGCCCTCAACGACGAGCTGGCCGCCTGCTGCCGGGCCGCCGCCCTGGACGATGCCGCCGGGCAGGCCTGGTCCGAGCGGCACGGTTATCCCGGCTACACGTCCTACGCCTCGCTCGACGATCTGCGCTGGCGCTATCCCGCGATGAAGGCGTTGGCGCGGCTGCTCGACCGCCACGCCAAGGCGTTCGCGAAGATCCTGGAATGGGATCTCGGCGGGCGGAAGCTGGAGCTGGACTCGCTGTGGATCAACGTGCTGGAGCCCGGCGGCTTCCACAGCGGCCACATCCATCCCAACAGCGTGCTGAGCGGCACCTATTACGTCGAGGTGCCGGCGGATGCGGGCGCCATCCGGTTCGAGGACCCGCGCCTGGGCCTGATGATGGGCGCCCCGCCGCGCAAGGCGAAGGCCTCGCGCGAGGCGCAGGCGTTCGTCCCGGTCGCACCCGAACCCGGGACCCTGCTGTTGTGGGAAAGCTGGCTGCGCCACGAGGTGCCGCTGAACCGCGCCGACAGCGAGCGGATCTCCATCAGCTTCAACTACGCCTGGCGCTAA
- a CDS encoding alpha/beta hydrolase-fold protein yields the protein MRRTSAPPGTVHRLVFESRRLAGNPLGDPTRRAVDVWVPAGRDPKGLPLLVDLAGYTGSGLSHTNWKNFGENVPERLDRLTHEGRLPPCVVAFPDCFTRLGGNQYINSAAMGPWMDVVCDEIVPWLEGRLGCGGTGRRGVFGKSSGGYGAIVHAMLRPDVWAAAACHSGDMGFEWVYLPDMPNTLRALSRHDMSVERFMAHLEASAARKVDGKDTHTLMILAMAATYDPDSSQPFGVRLPVTLDTCEVIPDRWANWMAWDPLVLAPQKLDALKSMKALFIDCGDRDQYNLVYGARRLHAILGRGGVAHRYEEFPDDHSSIDYRLDESLPFLAAALAA from the coding sequence ATGCGCCGTACGTCCGCCCCGCCGGGGACCGTGCACCGCCTGGTCTTCGAAAGCCGCCGTTTGGCCGGCAACCCGCTGGGCGACCCGACCCGCCGCGCGGTGGACGTCTGGGTGCCGGCCGGACGGGATCCCAAGGGCCTGCCGTTGCTGGTGGATCTGGCCGGCTACACCGGCAGCGGCCTGTCCCACACGAACTGGAAGAACTTCGGCGAGAACGTGCCGGAGCGGTTGGATCGGCTGACGCACGAGGGCCGGCTGCCGCCGTGCGTGGTCGCGTTCCCGGATTGTTTCACCCGCCTGGGCGGCAACCAGTACATCAACTCCGCGGCCATGGGCCCGTGGATGGATGTCGTCTGCGACGAGATCGTGCCCTGGCTGGAGGGTCGGCTGGGTTGCGGCGGCACCGGCCGGCGCGGCGTGTTCGGCAAGAGTTCGGGCGGATACGGGGCCATCGTGCATGCCATGCTGCGGCCCGACGTGTGGGCTGCGGCGGCCTGCCATTCCGGGGACATGGGGTTCGAGTGGGTGTACCTGCCCGACATGCCGAACACCCTGCGCGCCCTGTCCCGGCACGACATGTCGGTCGAAAGGTTCATGGCCCACCTGGAGGCGAGCGCCGCCAGGAAGGTGGATGGCAAGGACACGCACACCCTGATGATCCTGGCCATGGCCGCCACCTACGACCCGGACTCCTCGCAGCCCTTCGGCGTGCGCCTGCCGGTGACGCTGGACACGTGCGAGGTGATCCCCGACCGCTGGGCCAACTGGATGGCGTGGGACCCGCTGGTCCTGGCGCCGCAGAAACTCGACGCGCTGAAGTCGATGAAGGCCCTGTTCATCGATTGCGGCGACCGCGACCAGTACAATCTGGTCTATGGGGCCCGGCGCCTGCACGCCATCCTGGGGCGCGGCGGCGTCGCGCACCGGTACGAGGAATTCCCCGACGACCACTCGTCCATCGACTACCGCCTGGACGAAAGCCTGCCGTTCCTGGCCGCGGCCCTCGCGGCCTGA
- a CDS encoding cupin domain-containing protein — MTKPITDFAELIAPITPEEFFAEYHGKKPLHIKAASPDKLAGVMGWDVLSDLVNQTRIWSSSELVLVLDHKTVPPQEYCRLDVGRNGAQAYMADPERVKLWLRRGASMVLNDIDTLTPGLRAVSDTLEVATGGKVEANLYCSWKAHPAFDTHFDTHDVFALHIAGEKTWRLYQRHIEDPIEHPAFKGLGKDFHDRHKGRVSMEVTLKPGDVLYFPRGWYHDALASSAATFHVTFSVTPFIGLDVMSLLFEGAVQDPLFRRALPPAGDREAVAAHLTQLGDRLAKVVREPAALDQVLAAMAGRRQRRGGLTLPDDGLVRIWRKRADNIRLVDMKGQKVLTNGTAGAPIPPGTAEPIKWILARPEFAEADFKKAFPAMGEAGCDRLLNDLARMSVIGLA; from the coding sequence ATGACCAAGCCGATCACCGACTTCGCCGAACTCATCGCCCCGATCACGCCCGAGGAATTCTTCGCCGAGTACCACGGCAAGAAGCCGCTGCACATCAAGGCGGCCTCGCCGGACAAGCTGGCCGGCGTCATGGGATGGGACGTCCTGTCGGACCTCGTCAACCAGACGCGGATCTGGAGCTCGTCCGAGCTGGTGCTGGTGCTCGACCACAAGACCGTGCCGCCCCAGGAATATTGCCGCCTCGACGTCGGGCGCAACGGCGCGCAGGCGTACATGGCCGATCCCGAGCGGGTGAAGCTGTGGCTGCGCCGGGGCGCGTCCATGGTCCTGAACGACATCGACACGCTGACCCCCGGCCTGCGGGCGGTGTCCGACACGCTGGAGGTGGCGACCGGCGGCAAGGTCGAGGCGAACCTGTACTGCTCGTGGAAGGCCCATCCGGCCTTCGACACCCATTTCGACACCCACGACGTGTTCGCCCTGCACATCGCCGGCGAGAAGACCTGGCGCCTGTACCAGCGCCACATCGAGGATCCGATCGAGCACCCGGCGTTCAAGGGGTTGGGCAAGGACTTCCACGACCGGCACAAGGGCCGGGTCAGCATGGAAGTGACGCTCAAGCCGGGGGACGTGCTGTACTTCCCCCGCGGCTGGTACCACGACGCCCTGGCCTCCTCGGCGGCGACGTTCCACGTGACGTTCAGCGTCACGCCCTTCATCGGGCTGGACGTGATGTCGTTGCTGTTCGAGGGCGCGGTTCAGGACCCGCTGTTCCGGCGTGCCCTTCCGCCCGCCGGCGACCGCGAGGCCGTGGCCGCCCATCTGACCCAACTCGGCGACCGCTTGGCCAAGGTCGTGCGCGAACCGGCTGCCCTGGACCAAGTGCTGGCGGCCATGGCCGGGCGGCGGCAACGGCGCGGCGGCCTCACGCTGCCCGACGACGGGCTGGTGCGGATCTGGAGGAAGCGCGCGGACAACATCCGGCTGGTGGACATGAAGGGCCAGAAGGTGCTGACCAATGGCACCGCCGGCGCCCCCATCCCGCCCGGCACGGCCGAACCCATCAAATGGATCCTCGCCCGGCCGGAATTCGCCGAGGCCGACTTCAAGAAGGCATTCCCGGCCATGGGCGAGGCCGGGTGCGACAGGCTTCTCAACGACCTCGCCCGGATGAGCGTCATCGGGTTGGCCTGA
- a CDS encoding GNAT family N-acetyltransferase has translation MVVLHTPRLRLEPFHERHLDGLNVLNSDPVVMRYIGGTETLEETRAVIARVQARWAEWGYSWWTFLDRTTDEVVGAGCLQHLDRDASKPHEIGWRLRPADWGRGFATEAATAIVDFAFDTVGAPVVFAVADPANTASTRVMQRLGMTSVGLERHYDKLLAAYRLDPAEWRARRR, from the coding sequence ATGGTTGTCCTTCACACGCCCCGCCTTCGTCTCGAACCGTTCCACGAGCGACACCTGGACGGCCTGAACGTGCTCAACAGCGATCCGGTCGTCATGCGCTACATCGGAGGGACGGAGACGCTGGAGGAAACCCGCGCCGTCATTGCGCGCGTGCAGGCGCGCTGGGCGGAGTGGGGCTATTCCTGGTGGACCTTCCTCGACCGCACGACGGACGAGGTCGTCGGGGCGGGTTGCCTTCAGCATCTGGACAGGGATGCGTCCAAGCCCCACGAGATCGGCTGGCGGCTACGTCCCGCCGACTGGGGCCGGGGATTTGCAACCGAGGCCGCGACGGCGATCGTCGACTTCGCCTTCGACACCGTCGGGGCACCGGTCGTCTTCGCCGTGGCCGACCCCGCGAACACCGCCTCCACCCGCGTGATGCAGCGCCTTGGAATGACGAGCGTCGGACTGGAACGCCATTACGACAAGCTCCTCGCCGCCTATCGGCTCGACCCCGCGGAGTGGCGGGCACGGCGCCGCTGA
- a CDS encoding thioesterase family protein: MPEPADPDPTDRSRYPAWARDSVRYADTDRQGHVNNAVFATFCETGRVHVLYRPDRLAPSGCEFVLARLALDYRAEINWPGDVEIGTGVKAVGRSSVTIAQALYQDGRCVATAETVVVLMDEDTRKSTPLPDKARAHLATLTVRDPPSPAS; encoded by the coding sequence ATGCCCGAACCGGCAGATCCAGACCCCACCGACCGGTCCCGCTATCCCGCCTGGGCGCGGGATAGCGTGCGCTATGCCGATACCGACCGGCAGGGTCATGTGAACAACGCCGTGTTCGCCACCTTCTGCGAAACCGGCCGTGTGCACGTGCTCTACCGGCCGGACCGGCTGGCGCCGTCCGGGTGCGAGTTCGTCCTGGCGCGCTTGGCTCTGGATTACCGGGCCGAAATCAACTGGCCCGGCGACGTGGAGATCGGAACCGGCGTGAAGGCGGTGGGCCGCAGCTCGGTCACCATCGCCCAGGCGCTTTACCAGGACGGCCGCTGCGTCGCGACGGCCGAGACGGTGGTCGTGCTGATGGACGAGGACACCCGCAAATCCACACCGCTGCCGGACAAGGCCCGCGCGCATCTGGCGACGCTGACGGTCCGCGACCCGCCATCCCCGGCCTCGTGA
- a CDS encoding glutathione binding-like protein, with amino-acid sequence MIDLYYWTTPNGHKITMFLEEVGLPYRVLPVNIGKGEQFKPEFLKHAPNNRIPAIVDRAPAGGGEPVSIFESGAILQYLAEKTGRFLPADLRGRTEVMQWLFWQMAGLGPMAGQNHHFAVYAPEKIEYAINRYRNETNRLYGVLNTRLADREFVAGDYSIADMACYPWIVPHERQGQNLDDFPHLKRWFHAIKVRPATERAYALADTINTQPPIPDDEARRILFDQTASSLSNKG; translated from the coding sequence ATGATCGACCTCTACTACTGGACGACCCCGAATGGCCACAAGATCACGATGTTCCTGGAGGAGGTCGGCCTCCCGTACCGGGTTCTGCCCGTCAATATCGGCAAGGGCGAACAGTTCAAACCCGAATTCCTGAAGCACGCCCCCAACAACCGCATTCCGGCGATCGTCGACCGCGCGCCTGCCGGCGGTGGCGAGCCGGTCTCGATCTTCGAGTCCGGCGCCATCCTGCAATACCTCGCGGAAAAGACCGGCCGGTTCCTGCCCGCGGACCTGCGCGGCCGGACCGAGGTCATGCAGTGGCTGTTCTGGCAGATGGCCGGTCTGGGCCCGATGGCCGGTCAGAACCACCATTTCGCCGTCTACGCGCCGGAAAAGATCGAGTACGCGATCAACCGCTACCGGAACGAGACGAACCGGTTGTACGGCGTGCTGAACACGCGTTTGGCGGATCGGGAGTTCGTGGCCGGCGACTATTCCATTGCCGACATGGCCTGCTACCCGTGGATCGTTCCGCACGAGCGCCAGGGGCAGAACCTGGATGACTTCCCGCACCTGAAGCGCTGGTTCCATGCGATCAAGGTGCGGCCGGCTACGGAACGGGCCTATGCCCTGGCCGACACCATCAACACCCAGCCTCCCATCCCCGACGACGAGGCCCGAAGGATCCTGTTCGACCAAACCGCCTCGAGCCTTTCCAACAAGGGCTAG
- a CDS encoding thioredoxin domain-containing protein, which produces MPNRLAQETSPYLLQHRDNPVDWMPWGGEAFARARTEGKPVLLSIGYAACHWCHVMAHESFENPAIADLMNALFVNIKVDREERPDLDQIYQSALALLGQHGGWPLTMFLTPEGEPFWGGTYFPPESRWGRPGFPDVLRGVADTYRREPDKVVRNVTALKEALGQLSENRPGEGIGTDLLDQIADRLAREVDPVWGGIGQAPKFPQPAILELLWRGWLRTGAPPLKGAVVRTLVRMCQGGIYDHLGGGFARYSTDEEWLVPHFEKMLYDNAQLIDNLTLAWQGTHEPLFERRVRETVGWLMREMSGEPRDGVHAFASTLDADSEGVEGRFYVWSRTEIDRLLGADAPLFAEAYDVSAHGNWEETNILNRRHDTALKDPATEAVLARCRAVLLAERDKRVRPGWDDKVLADWNGLAIAALANAGQVFDEPAWIDAAAGAFAFVTRQMTAPDGRLRHSWRQGRLKHPASIDDYANMCRAALALFEATSDPAYRDQARAWVDVADRHYWDAERGGYFFTPDDAERLIVRTKHAHDNATPSGNGTMLGVLARLFHMTGEDVFRERADMLLNAFAGEIGRNFFPLGTLLNNAELLMHAVQVVIVGKPDEAAVKAMRRVVLDRSLPNRILTMVPPGAALPPGHPAFGKGPIEGRPATYVCRGTTCSPPVASAEALGKLLDGS; this is translated from the coding sequence ATGCCCAACCGGCTTGCGCAGGAAACCAGCCCCTACCTCCTCCAGCACCGGGACAACCCGGTGGACTGGATGCCCTGGGGCGGGGAGGCGTTCGCCCGTGCCCGCACCGAAGGCAAACCGGTGCTGCTGTCCATCGGCTACGCGGCCTGCCACTGGTGCCATGTCATGGCCCATGAGAGCTTCGAAAACCCGGCGATCGCCGACCTGATGAACGCATTGTTCGTGAACATCAAGGTCGACCGCGAGGAACGGCCGGACCTGGACCAGATCTACCAGTCGGCCCTGGCGCTCCTGGGCCAGCATGGCGGCTGGCCGCTGACCATGTTCCTGACGCCCGAGGGCGAGCCGTTCTGGGGCGGGACGTACTTCCCGCCGGAAAGCCGCTGGGGACGGCCGGGCTTCCCGGACGTGCTGCGCGGGGTGGCGGACACCTACCGGCGCGAGCCGGACAAGGTCGTGCGCAACGTCACCGCCCTCAAGGAGGCCCTGGGCCAGTTGTCCGAGAACAGGCCGGGCGAGGGCATCGGCACCGACCTGCTGGACCAAATCGCCGACCGCTTGGCGCGCGAGGTCGATCCGGTCTGGGGCGGCATCGGCCAGGCACCGAAGTTCCCCCAACCCGCCATCCTGGAGCTGTTGTGGCGCGGGTGGCTGCGGACCGGGGCACCGCCGCTCAAGGGCGCAGTGGTCCGAACGCTGGTCCGGATGTGCCAGGGCGGCATCTACGACCATCTGGGCGGTGGCTTCGCCCGCTACTCCACCGACGAGGAGTGGCTGGTCCCGCATTTCGAAAAGATGCTCTACGACAACGCCCAGCTCATCGACAACCTGACCCTGGCTTGGCAGGGCACGCACGAGCCCCTGTTCGAGCGGCGGGTCCGTGAAACGGTGGGCTGGCTGATGCGGGAAATGTCGGGCGAGCCGCGGGATGGTGTGCACGCCTTCGCCAGCACGCTGGATGCCGACAGCGAAGGGGTCGAGGGCCGGTTCTATGTCTGGTCCAGGACCGAGATCGACCGGCTGCTCGGCGCCGACGCGCCGTTGTTCGCGGAAGCCTACGACGTCTCCGCCCATGGGAACTGGGAGGAGACCAACATCCTGAACCGCCGGCACGACACCGCGCTGAAGGACCCCGCGACCGAGGCCGTCCTCGCCCGCTGCCGGGCCGTCCTTCTGGCCGAACGGGACAAGCGCGTCCGTCCGGGCTGGGACGACAAGGTCCTGGCCGATTGGAACGGGCTCGCCATCGCAGCGCTGGCCAATGCGGGCCAGGTGTTCGACGAGCCCGCCTGGATCGACGCCGCCGCCGGCGCCTTCGCCTTCGTCACCCGGCAGATGACCGCGCCGGATGGACGCCTGCGCCACAGTTGGCGGCAAGGGCGGCTGAAGCACCCGGCCTCCATCGACGACTACGCGAACATGTGCCGCGCCGCCCTGGCCCTGTTCGAGGCGACATCGGATCCGGCCTATCGGGACCAGGCCAGGGCCTGGGTGGACGTTGCCGACCGGCACTATTGGGACGCCGAACGCGGCGGATACTTCTTCACCCCCGACGACGCCGAGCGGCTGATCGTGCGGACCAAGCACGCCCACGACAACGCCACCCCGTCCGGCAATGGAACCATGCTGGGCGTGCTGGCCCGACTGTTCCACATGACCGGCGAGGATGTGTTCCGCGAACGCGCCGACATGCTCCTGAACGCCTTCGCGGGCGAGATCGGACGCAATTTCTTCCCGCTCGGCACATTGCTGAACAATGCCGAACTTCTGATGCACGCGGTTCAGGTGGTGATCGTCGGCAAACCGGACGAGGCCGCGGTCAAGGCCATGCGCCGGGTCGTGCTCGACCGCTCCCTGCCGAACCGCATCCTGACCATGGTTCCGCCGGGTGCCGCACTTCCGCCCGGCCATCCGGCGTTCGGGAAAGGGCCGATCGAAGGGCGCCCGGCGACGTACGTCTGCCGCGGGACGACCTGCTCGCCGCCGGTCGCATCGGCCGAGGCGCTGGGAAAGCTTTTGGACGGGTCCTGA
- a CDS encoding DUF6489 family protein yields the protein MKISIDVDCTPEEARAFLGLPDVRPMQEALMKQLQDRMSANLNAMDPETLFKTWLPATLQGFEQVQKMFWNQMAAAAKDQRK from the coding sequence ATGAAGATCAGCATCGATGTGGATTGCACGCCCGAGGAGGCACGCGCCTTCCTGGGCCTGCCGGATGTGCGGCCGATGCAGGAGGCGCTGATGAAGCAGCTTCAGGACCGCATGAGCGCCAACCTGAACGCGATGGACCCCGAAACCCTGTTCAAGACGTGGTTGCCCGCCACCCTGCAGGGGTTCGAGCAGGTGCAGAAGATGTTCTGGAACCAGATGGCCGCCGCCGCGAAGGACCAGCGTAAGTGA
- a CDS encoding (2Fe-2S) ferredoxin domain-containing protein, with the protein MTTDPKPYYTTHVFCCTNRRPDGHRRGSCAARGSEPLRNYMKARAKELGIPGVRINTAGCLDRCELGPVMVIYPEGIWYTYRSQADIDEILDTHLRNGGRVERLMLDAAQTELRPEQRTAAE; encoded by the coding sequence GTGACCACCGATCCGAAGCCCTATTACACCACGCATGTCTTCTGCTGCACGAACCGGCGGCCGGACGGGCACCGCCGGGGATCCTGCGCGGCGCGCGGATCGGAGCCGTTGCGCAACTACATGAAGGCGCGCGCGAAGGAGCTGGGCATCCCCGGCGTGCGCATCAACACCGCCGGTTGCCTGGACCGGTGCGAGCTGGGCCCGGTGATGGTCATCTATCCCGAGGGCATCTGGTACACCTACCGGAGCCAAGCCGACATCGACGAAATCCTGGACACCCATCTGCGCAATGGCGGCCGGGTCGAGCGCCTGATGCTGGACGCCGCGCAGACCGAACTGCGGCCCGAACAAAGGACGGCCGCCGAGTGA